The DNA segment TTCTCATCCCTCATCAACGACCAGATGATCGCCAAGTGCAAGGCAGTGGGAGCCAACGGCTGGGGCACCAAGCCCAAGGTCAATCTCATCGTGGACATTATCGACCGGCTTATCGTGCAGGGAGAGGAAAACATCGTGGACCTGCTTTCCTAGGCGCCCACTCCCTAACCAACTTCCAATTTCTGAAACGCCCGCCGCCTTCTCTCGAAAGCGACGGGCGTGTTTGTTTTCCCAGCGCGGGGGCCGTACTCCCCACGCTTATCTAACGACTAAAAATCGGTTTATCAGTAAGGGGCAAAGCCTCCTACGCTGAGGCGAAGCTCGACCTCGTCCGCAACCTTGTCCTCCTGTTGGCCAGCGTTCACGTCGAAGTCGGAACGGCTGACGGAGAAGTTGGAACGAATCACGAGGATGTCGCCCGGCGTCCGCTGGCGGTCGGCCAACTTGCCCTTGAGATAGGAAAGAGAAACGGGAACATCCATCTCCTTGCTTACGCCCTTGATCGTCATCACTCCCTTGGCGGTCCCCTTCACTTTAGAGCCGTCCTGGGAAACATTGGTCAATCCCTTCAGCTCGAAGGTGATGGTAGGATGGTTCGCTTGGTCCAGCCACTTGCCGCCCATCATGTGCTCCACCATCTTGGGGTTCGCTACGGAAAGGGAATCGACCGCCACAACGAGCTTTCCGCTGGTCTTTTCCGGATGCGCCGGGTCAAAGGAAACGCTGCCGGTAATACCCGTCGCCGTGCCGTTGATCGACTCCAAAGGAGCGTCCAAGAGGAAGACGATGTTGTTGACCCCCTTGGGATCCTCCAGATCGAAATCGATCGCGTTCGCCAAAGGCGCCAGACCGAGTGCTGCAGTAGCTGCAAAAGCTAGTATATGTTTCTTCATAAACGTTTTCTTGGTAGTTAAAAAGTCCTTACGCCCCCAAAGACGCTCCTTTGCGATCAATGAGTGCGCCTATCGCCATCAAGGCCACGAATGCCAAGAAGCCCAGAGCGAGAGCTTCCACCCCCGGCAAGAAAGCCGGAACCTCTTCCGTGTAGGTGAGCTCCATGATCGGGTCTACCTTCTCGACGACGTAGAATTCCGCGTACCAGCCGAGACGGGCTCCGCCGTACATCCAAAAAACGAAACCGAGCACCATGGCTCCGATACCTGCCAGTCTAAATCCAAGAGCTTTCATAGTAAAACAAGGGAGATCCCCTTCGCTTGTCCTCAACCCAACGATGCCCGCTCTCAACTGCATGCGCAGCCGAATCAAGAAATCGAGGGATCCAGTCGAACGTGCCACGCCCCCGGCGCCCCATCCCGCAACACCCCTCACCTTGCCAAAATACTGCTTGAAGCCGTCACGCGGAGGATTACCCATTTAGCCCTCAAAATTTCACAGCACTTATCTAATCAAAGCATCATGAGCGCACAAAACACCGAAAAGCACGAATTCAAAGCTGAGATCAAACAACTGTTGGATATCGTTATCCACAGCCTCTACACCGAAAAGGAGATCTTCGTCCGCGAACTCATTTCCAACGCTTCCGACGCCTTGGAAAAGCTGCGTCACCTCAAGATCACCGAAAAGGATGTGCATCAGGACGAGCTCGAGCTTGAAATCAACATCAAGACGGACGAGGAAGCCGGCACCCTCACGATCCAGGACTACGGCATCGGACTTACCCACGAAGAGCTCGTGGAAAACCTCGGCACCATCGCCCACTCCGGCTCCAAGCAGTTCCTGCAAGCCCTCAAGGAAGGCGGCGAGAAAAACGCCGACCTCATCGGCCAGTTCGGCGTCGGCTTCTACTCCGCCTTCATGGTGGCCACCAAGGTCGAAGTCTTCACCCACTCCTGGAAGAAGGACGAACCCGGCCACGTCTGGTCCTCCGACGGGGTCGGCTCCTACGAGATCGAAACCTCCGACGACACCCAGCGCGGCGCCCGCATCGTCATCCACCTCGGCGACGACTACAAGGACTACGCCAAGGCCGACACCGTCAAGGAGATCATCAAACGCTACTCCTCCTTCGTCCAGTTCCCCATCAAGCTCAACGACGAGAAGGTCAACACCGTCGACGCTCTCTGGCTGCGCTCTAAGTCCGAAATCACCGACGAGGAATACACCGAATTCTACAAGTTCCAAGCCAACGCCTTCGACGAGCCGCACTACCGCCTGCACTTCTCCGCAGACGCCCCGCTCGACATCAAGGCCCTCATCTTCACTCCAAAGACCAATCCCGAGCGCATCGGCTTCCCTCGCATCGACCCCGGCGTCGCCCTGCACTGCCGCAAGGTCCTCATCGACTCCAAGCCCACCGAACTGCTCCCTGAATGGCTGCGCTTCCTCAAGGGCGTCATCGACTCCGCCGACCTTCCGCTCAACATCTCCCGCGAGACGATGCAGGACAACGGCCTCACCCAGAAGCTCAGCCGCGTCATCACCAAGCGCTACCTCAAGTTCCTCAAGGAAGAGGCTAAGAAGCGCCCAGAGCAGTACGCCGAATTCTTCAAGAACTTCGGCATCTACCTCAAGGAAGGCGTCGCCACCGACTTCACCTACCGCGACGACCTCGCCAAGCTCCTCTACTTCGAGTCCTCCGTCACCGAAAAGGGCAAGACCACCAGCCTCGCTGACTACGTCTCCCGCATGAAGGACGAGCAAAAGAGCATCTACTACATCCTCGGCCAAAATCGCGAGTCCATCGAGTCCGGCCCCTACCTCGAAGGCTTCAAGGCCCGCGGCATCGAAGTGCTCTTCCTCTACGAGCCCATCGACGAATACGTCATGTCCAACCTCGGCACTTTCGAGGAAAAGGAGCTCACCTCCGCCGACCAAGGCGACATCAAGCTCGACGACGCCCCCAAGCCCGAAGGCGAAACCCTCTCCGACGACGACGCCAAGTCTCTCTGCGAGTGGCTCAAGACCGCCATCGGCGACCGTGTCAAGGAAGTCAAAGTCTCTGAGCGCCTCGTCAGCAGCCCGGTCATGGCCCTCTCTCCCGACGCCATGTCCACCCAGATGCGCCGCATGATGAAGCAAATGGGACAAGACATGCCCATGCCTGTTGAAGTGCTCTTCGAGATCAACCCGCGCCACGAGCTTATCAAGAATCTGAATACGCAGCGTTCCAGCAACGAAGACCTCGCCAAGCTCATCGCCCAGCAGTCCTTCGACAACGCGCTGGTAGCAGCCGGTCTCATGGAAGACCCCAAGGACATGGTCGCCCGCATGTACCAGATCCTCGAACAAGCCGCCACCAAGTAAGCATCTGGAGGGGCGAGTTCCAACTCGTCCGCCCACAACCAATTCAAAACAAAGCCCGGTTCGCTCCCGCGAACCGGGATTTTTTTCGCCACAATCCCCAGAGCGGTCGCTGATTATAAAGCGACCTCATGTCCGCTATCCATTCCCAATGGCGACTCCATGCCGCGTTGTTAAAAAATATTTTCAAACGCGCTATAGCGCCGTTGTAGCAAGGAGTTAAATACACCACTACGGGGACCTACTTATAATATGCCAAGCAGTCGGCGCCATGGGGAACGTCGATGCGTTTCGCCCCTCTACGATAGGGCAGACTGCGGGTTATTCCGTATCAGGAATTTACACACACCTTCATTTCCCCAATAGCCTCCGACCGCGCTCCACTAGTTACATATACCCAAATTTGCCCATAGCGAAACTTGTCGTTGCAGAGTCGCTATCCAGCGGCTCTATCTACGGCAAACAGGTGAGGCACGCCACGCAGCGGGTTTCACATTAAAAAATGATTAATCCTCCTCAACGACGCCAATAATTGAGTCGTGTGGGAACTTAGCAAAACGGCTCGAAACCAAGCTGTCCACTTTGCGCGACGCGGGAAACGCTACACTAAATAGAGCAGTGATGCGCCTTTAAGCAGGACGCGAAGCAAAGACATCAAAACAGCAGCGTCACTCACAAACCAGCAGTCATGAAATTACAGGTATTCAAGATTCTAAGCCTAGTCGGCTTGCCGTTCCTTTCAATGGCACACCTAACTGCGGCTGAGATGAAAGTGTTCGACTGGAACGGACCCGTCTACCAAAGCCACCGAGGCTTCCCCAATGACACGCCCCCTATCGAAAACGGGGATTGGGTGAGCCCCATCAACTACGCCGGCGGGACTTTCTACACTCGAATCGAGATTCGCAGCCAGCCGGTTGCCCAAGACATGCATCTCCAAATGGGAGTTTGGCAGGAAAAAAATGGCGACAGGTTCGGGTTGGAATCCACCACCAAGCAAGTGCTGGTCAAAGGAACTCCCGGCACCATCGTCACCGCAGAGCAAGCCCTAGATCGGATGTGGAAAAAGGATGGCATTTCCATAGAGTGGCACAGGCCTCGCTATCGCATGGGCATCGCGGTGAAAAAAACCGACGGACGCCCCGTCAGCGATTTCCAGGGTTGGAACTGGAACGGCGAAGACCCCTCCAAGTGGTACCCGCTAGACCTTCGCTATACCGTCGTTGTCGTGTCGGAGGGCAGTACCTTCTCGGGCTGGGAAAACTACATCGACGGTGAAACACCCGAGCCAAAGCCGGATCCCGAGCCAGACCCCGATCCTGAACCGGATCCAGAGCCGGCAAGTGACCTCGTCTCCAACGGCACCTTCGAGGAGGACCTGAAATCTTGGAGCTTCTATACCAACGGATCCGGGGGAGCGAAGACAATTAGCCCCGGAAATACGGGCTCCCAAAAAGCTCTGGAACTGGCGATCGACAAGGTCGGATCGAATATACAGCTCTACCAGTACGATCTCCAGCTCAAGGCCAACACCGACTACACGCTTTCCTTCGACGGCTACTCAAGCTCAGGGAACGACCTGCGCGTCTCCCTAGGCCGTCACACCTCCCCCTACACCAACTATGGCCTCAGCCGAGAGAGGGTGAACCTGACAAAGGGATGGCAAACGCATACGTTGAACTTCACGACACGCGGGTTTAACAACTCCGTCTCGAACGGCCGTCTGTTCTTCTGGCTGGCCAGTGACGCCCGAAACGGTGACCGCTACTACCTCGACAACGTGCGACTCTACGAAGCAGGCTCAACCCCCGAACCCGAGCCAGATCCTGAACCAGAACCCGATCCAGAACCAGATCCCGAACCGGAACCAGAGCCCGAACCGGAGCCAGAGCCCTCTCCCATCCCGGACGATAGCGTCCTGCGGAACGGTGGCTTCGATTCGAATCTCTATTTTTGGAATTTCTATACAAGCGGATCCGGATACATGAAGCTAGACTTCACAGGCAACGGGACGGGCAATGCCGCCTTGATCGCCCTCAACGCGACGGGCTCCAATGTTCAACTCTTCCAATCGAACATCCAGCTCGCTCCAAACGCCACATACGAACTCACCTTCTCAGCGTATTCTAATTCTGGACACGACTTCCGCGTGTCACTCGGCAAGCACGACGCGCCCTATACGAACTACGGGCTCAACCGCGAGGTCGTGGACCTGACGACAGCTTGGAAAACCTACACCATCCGCTTCGACACCATGAACTTCAGCAGGTGGGTTTCAAACGGAAGGCTCTACTTCTGGTTCGCCGATGACGCCAGACCCGGCGATTGGTACTACCTCGACCAAATCAGTCTCACCAAGGTGGACTAAGCCACCCAACAGACGTTTTCAACAAAGCCCGGTTCGCTCCTGCGATCCGGGCTTTTTGGCGCACAACGAAATTCGACACGCTCCTCCCGCGTTGACTCTAAGGCGCAAACTCTCAAGCATTGAGCGAAAATGAAGCAACTTTGGGTAATACTATCGGTACTGGCCGCGACCTGCTGCATGCAGGCGAGCCCTATGACCGACGCCTGCCCCTGCGGCGCAGAGGACGAATTATCGACTCAATCCCAAGATTGCTCCGAATGCTGCGACTCCAAGCCCATCGCAGATTGCTCTTGCTGTATCAGTCAGACAGAAGCCCCCGAAACGACCTCCGCCCTCTCGCCCTGGCGCGTGCAAAATTTCGACACGCCTGCCCGGGAAATCGTGCGCCACGTCTTCGCCCACCCTCCTCCCCTCGCCGCCGTCCATAAGCTCCCAGCGCCACACGCGAGCGAACGATCCCCCCATTCCCGGCTACGCCTAGCGCTGCAGCAGAGTCTTTTGCTCTGATCCCACTGATTCGTCGCCGTCCGCCCTCAATCGATTGAGCGGACACCTCTCCGGCTCAGCGAACTCTGACTGTTCGCCGCAGCCCGAACACCACCGCTGCCCAGATGCAGCCCCTACCTCGGCGTACACGCCGAAAACGCACGAATCTATCATGTCGAAACCATCGCTTGGCTTCCTAAAACGGGAACCGCAAACAAGCACGCCCCGCAAGGCGAGCAAACGCCAAAAACTCGCAACCTGGGCCATTCCCACAGGGATCGCTATCGCGGTCCTAGTCTTGCTGGCAGTCCTTTTCGGCGAGCAACTCCTCCCTGCCCGCAGCGTCCAACTAGAGACGGTCGCCACCTTGGCTGCAAGCGAACGCTCGCCCTCACCGGCCCCGCAACCTTCTCCTACCAAGGAGATCTCCTTCCAAGGAGCCATGCTCTTCCAAGCCTCCGGCTGGATCGAGGCCTTCCCGCAAACCACCAAAGCCACCGCCCTCGTCTCTGGCGTCGTGAAAGATGTAATGGTTCTGCAAGGCGAGCTCGTGGAAAAAGGCGACCTCATCGCGACCCTTATCGACGACGACGCTCAACTCGACCTGCAAACCGCGACTGCGGCCGTAGCTGCAGCCAAAGCCAAGCGCAACGCCAACGTGGAAGCGCAAAAATCCCAGGCCGCCAGCAGCCGACGCCTGCAACATGAATTAAACGCCGCCAACGCTCGCCTTGTCTATCTCGAGGAGCAAGCCCGCAGCCGAAGCGACCTCGGAAGCCGCGCCGTATCCGCACTGCAGATACTTGAAGCGAGCCAAGAAGTGGAATCGCAAAAAGCGAACATCGCCGCCCTGCAAGCTCAAATCGAAGAAGCGGAAGCCGAGGCCAATCGCCTGGAACAAGTTTCCCAGGAACTCTCCGCTCTAGTCACCGCTGCGGAGACGGAGCTCCAACGCCGCCAGCTCGCCCTCGACCGCACTCGCATTGTCGCTCCCATCTCCGGCCGCATCTCCGAACTCTTCGTAGTGCCAGGACAACAACGAATGCACGGAGCAGACGATCCGCACTCTGCCGACATCGCCCACCTCTATGACCCCCAGCAACTGCAAGCCCGCATCGACGTCCCCCTCGCAGAAGCGTCCGCCATCGCCATAGGCCAGCCCGTTCACCTCCGCACCAATTTTCTCCCAGACCAAAAATTCCGCGGCCAAGTCATCCGCATCGACGGCCGGGCCGACCTCCAACGCAATACCCTGCAAGCCAAGGTTCGTCTCCTCGACAACGACCCGCGCCTCCGTCCCGACATGCTATGCCGGGCCGAATTCCTTGCCACAACCGCCGCAAGCAACAACCCAAGCCTCAGCTCCGCACAAGGCCCCACCCGCGTGCGCATCTTCGTACCGGAGTCGGCCCTCGCCGACCAAACCGGCTCGCAGGCCCACGTTTGGGTCGTCGACGCATCGGGCAAGCGAATCGAAAAGCGCCGTTTGGAACTGGGCGGCGAGCGACGCGAAAACTACCGCCTCGTCATCACTGGCTTGCGGGCCGGCGATCGCGTCGTGACCCAGCCCGCCGCCGACTTGCAAGAAGGCGAACGGATACGCCAAGCCACCGCCAACTAAGCCCACCTCAGACTTCCAATCCAAAACACCAAAACATGGATACAACACCTTTCATACGCTGCCGCCAGCTCAGCAAGAGCTACCAAAAAGGGTCCAACACTGTCACCCCGCTGCAAGAGCTCGACCTCGATGTACCCAGCGGAGAGTTCCTCGCCCTCATGGGACCTTCCGGTTCCGGCAAGACCACCTTGCTCAATCTCATCGCCGGCATCGACCAGCCCACCTCAGGTGAACTGGTGGTAGACGGACGCAACCTCACCACCCTCTCGCGAGCCGATCTCACTCGCTGGCGCTCCCAGCACTGCGGGTATATTTTCCAGCTCTACCATCTCGTGCCCATCCTCACCGCATTCGAGAACGTGGAACTCCCCTTGCTGCTCGACAAATCCTTGTCCCGCCGCGAGCGCCACGACCGCGTGGCGGGAGCGCTCGATTTGGTAGGCATCGCCGACCGCGCCGACCACCGCCCCTCCGAATTATCAGGAGGGCAAGAACAGCGCGTCGCTATCGCCCGCGCCATCGTGGCCGACCCGGGCTTGCTCGTAGCCGACGAGCCAACTGGCGACCTCGACAGCGTATCCGCCCGACAAATACTCGAACTCCTGCAAAGCCTCGCCAGCGACCACGGCAAAACCATCGTCATGGTCACGCACGATGCCAAAGCCGCGGCCGCCGCCAGCCGCACCTTGCACCTCGAGAAAGGCCGCCTCGAGGAAACTCCCGAAGCCCTCGCCCCACAATTCGACTGATGCATACACTGCGAAAACTCAGTGCCCTCGCCCTGAAGCAACTGCTGCGCAATCGGCTGCGAAGCATCCTGACCGTGCTCGGCGTAGCAATCGGCATGTTTCTCTACGCCGCCGTAGAGACCATGCAAAGCTCGCTCAAGTCGGTCACCCAATCTAGTCCCGACGACAATACTCTTGTCGTCTACCGGGAAAACCGCTTCTGCCCCTCCACCTCACGCTTGCCCGAGCACTACCAAAGCGAAATCGAGCGAATCGACGGAGTTGTCGAAGCCCTGCCCATACAAATCGCCGTCAACAACTGCGGAGCCAGCCTCGACGTGATTACTTTTCGCGGCGTGCCCACAGACTCACTACAGGCCTACAATCCCGACATAGAAATAACAGCGGGATCCTTCGAACAATGGCGAAACCGCAGCGACGCCGCCCTAGTAGGGCAACACTTCGCCCAACGACGCGGCTTGCAGCCAGGCGACCAGTTCGAGGCGGTCGGCGTGCGGGTCTGGGTGGCCGGCATCATCAGCTCCCCCGAACCTCAGGACAACAACGTCGCCTACGTCCACCTTCCCTTCCTGCAACAAGCTTCGCGGATCGGCTTGGGACTCGTCACCCAGTTCAATGTACGCGTGGCAGACGCGTCGAATCTGCAAACGGTCGCCGATCAGATCGACGCCCTTTTCGCCGCCGACCAATCTCCCACCGACACCCGCCCCGAAAAAGCATTCTTCGCCCAAACCGCCAGCGAATTAGTCGAGCTGGTGGGCTTCACCCGCTGGCTGGGCCTCGGCGCCGTGCTTGCGGTACTCGGCCTCGTGGCCAACGCCCTCCTCCTCGCTGCCCGTTCACGCGTCAAGGAGAGCGCCATCCTGCAAACCGTCGGCTTCTCCCGCAGCTCGGTGGCCCAAGTGATGGTTTGGGAAGGCGTTTTCCTCGGACTCGCAGGCGGTCTGCTCGGCAGCCTTTCAGCCGCCCTCTTTTTCCGGCTCAAGAGTTTCACCTTGGGCAACGAGGGCCTCACCCTCGCCCTACGCCCGCAGCTTCCCGTCATCCTTTCGGGACTGCTCGTCGCCATCGCTCTCGGCCTGCTCGCCTCCCTTTGGCCCGCCTACGTCGCGGCTCGCAAACCGATCGTGGAATCTTTACGCAGCGCCTAAGCGCCCCAACAACCGATGCTCCCTTTCAGCTACGCCATTAGAAATCTCCTGCGAGACCCCACCCGACTCCTGCAAAAAGTGTGCGGAGCCGCCTTGGTGGTCTTCCTCGTCTTCGCCGCCGGGGCCTTCAATGGCGGCATGGAACGGGTGCTGCAAGCCACCGGCTCCGAGCAAAACGTCATCTTGCTGGGGGCCGGTTCCGAGGAAAGCGTCGAACGCAGCGAGGTCGCGGTTCAAGCTGAAACGCTGGTAGCCGCCGGTATCCGCGGCATCGATACGCGTGCCGGCGTCCCCGCTGTGTCCGGAGAAGTCCACTACATGGGAAAGGTCACGCTCTCCGACGGCGAGGAGTCGCAAGCCCTACTGCGCGGCGTCACTCCCTCAGCGTTCGAAGTGCACCGCGAGGTCCGCATCATTGAGGGACACTTTCCGGGGCCGGGAGAAATCATTGTCGGACGCCTCGCCTACCGCACGCTCAAGGCGGATACCCAAGAATTGGCGGTCGGACAAAGCCTCGAATTCGAGGGACAACAACTCAAAGTCGTCGGCCACTTCGACGCGCCGGGCACGGTCCTAGAATCTGAAGTCTGGCTCAACCGAAGCGACCTGATGACACTCACCCAACGCGACAACCTTTCCTGCGTAGTGGTTCGCATGGCAGACGCGGACCACTTTGCCCGAGCAGACCTCTTCGCGCGTCAACGCCTCGACCTCGAACTCGTCGCCCTTCGCGAAACCGAATACTACGGCAAGCTCGCCGCATTCTACGCCCCCATTCGCGGCATGACATGGCTCACCGCCGTGCTCGTCGCGGTGGGAGCAGCTCTCGGCGGAATGAACATGCTCTACGCAGCTTTCGCTTCCCGGATCCGCGAAATCGCGACCCTGCAAGCCATCGGATACTCCCGCGTATCGATTTTCTCTTCTCTGCTGCAAGAAAGCCTGCTCGCCGCCCTCCTGGGCACCCTGCTCGCTTCGTTCATGGCAGTGATGCTTCTCGAAGGCGTGACCGTAAATTTCTCTATCGGAACCTTTCGCCTCCTGCTCACTCCCAACGTGATAGGCTTGGCCTTGCTCTCCGGCTTGCTCCTTGGTTCGCTCGGAGCCATACCGCCAGCCCTCCGCTGCCTGCGAGCCCCCCTTCCCAAGGCCCTTCGTTCCAGCTAATCTTTTAAACTATCGAAACCAAAACTCTAAACGCATCATGAAAAAAATCCTATACAGTTCAGCGCTACTCGCTTGCGGTATCGCCCTCATCTCCTGTTCGTCAGACCTCGACACATCAGCTGACACAGGCAACGCCCCACAACTCACATCCGTCATTCTGGATACTGCTCCCAGCGGAGCAATGAGCGTGGAAGAAGCCCGCCAAAAGGCGGTCCCGGGACAGCCCATCGTGGTCACTGGACAAATCGGTGCCGCACACGACCCCTTCGCCGCAAGCTATGCCTCCTTCATTCTCGGCGACAAGGCTCTCGACTTCTGCAACGAACGACCCGGCGACAATTGCGGCAGTCCTTGGGACGCCTGTTGCGAACCCAAGGAGAAAATAACTGCCCTACGAGCCAGCGTACAGGTTCTGGAGAATGGCGAACCTGTCAGCGGAAGCCTTAAAGGCGTCGGCGGCCTCACCGAGCTCGACGAAGTCATCGTAGCCGGCGTTGTCGATCCCGCCTCCACCCCACAAAACCTGATCATCAACGCCTCCGGCATCTACCGAGGAACCGCCCAATAGGCAGGAGCGACCTCGGTCGCGATCACACAACTAAAAACCAGCAGCCCGGACCGCCCCAGCGATCCGGGCTTTTTGCTGTCCAAAATCCTCAAATCTAAAAAAGTGGATCAGATCCTGTGCGATTTTGCGGGGCCACGGGTATTATAGGGTGCACGAACTCTTAAGTTAGTATTTACTAGAAAATAGCCATGTCCCTGGAGGAAAAATCCGATTCCGAATTACTCAACCGCTTCTGCTCCGAACGATCGGAAACTGCTTTCACCCTGCTCGTCGAGCGTCATCTACGAGTCGTGTTCGCAGTCGCCCAAAACCGTCTCGGTGGCGATGCCCAATTGGCGGAAGACGTTTGCCAGATCGTGTTTTCCCAACTCGCCCGCAGTGCCAAAAGCCTAAGGCATCATGGTAACGTCAAAGCTTGGCTCTTCAAAACGAGCCACTTCACCGCTGCCAAACTAGTTCGATCGCAGGTTCGCCAGAAAATGAGAGAACATGATTACGAATACGTGCGCGATCCCTCGCTCCCCGAGGAGAAAGAAAACCTGACGCAGTTTATCGACGAGTCCATCGAACAGCTACCCCAAGCAGACCAAGAGGTGCTACTCCTTCGCTTCTTCGAATCGATGGACTACAAATCGATCGGGATACGTCTAAGCATGGAACCAAACACAGCTCGCATGAAAGTAGAGCGGGCCCTCGACAAACTGCAGGCGAGTTTCAAGAAGAGAGGCATTGTAACAACCGGAGCAGCCTTGAGCGCCGCCTTCAGCACCTACGCAAACTGCTCACTGCCTGCCTATCTGGCAACAAGCGTGGTAAACGTGAGCGTAGCGAACCTCGGCGGTCTTGCGACCGTAGGTCTCGTATCCGCCCTTAAACTACCTTTAGCGGCAACCGCTGCCATCCTACTAACGGGTATCGCAATAGAGCGCCAAAGCACTGATGCGGCTATGGAATCAAAGGTAGCCGTTGAACAAGTTGCTCACACCCAAGCAGAGCATATCGAGTCACCACCCACTACAAGTCCAAGCGATAGTAATCCCGACGCTATCGATCTCGCCTACGCTGCCTTGGACAACGACGCGACCGTGCTCGCTCAGCGGCTTGAAGAAATCGAACTCGAAATTCAGAAGCTGCATAACAGAAGGCCGTCGTCGGAAAAGATCTATAGCATCAGCGAATTGGATACAAAACCAACCGCTTCGGCAATTCGCATGGCTGATTACCCAGTTAGCCATCTGGCAACCAAAGAAAAAGGGAAAGCTGTAATCGAATTCGTACTCGGCACCGATGGAACGACCAGTGATCTGCGGGTCATAACCGCAACCCATCCTGACTTCGGAAAAAGCGCTTTAGAAGCGATCGCAGGGAGCGAATTCACGCCCGGTAGAATCGGTGCCACCGCTGTTCAATCCAGAGTGCGGATACCCATCATGTTCACTCCAAATCCAGCCGAGGACCAAGCTGAAACCCAAACCTGGTTCTAAATGATTTCCTCTCGAACCGCTAAAACCTTTTGGCTTTTGCCTGTTTTCGTTGCGACCCTCTTCGCCATACGAATCGTCGAAACCCCAAAATTTCAACTCGCCGCGGAGCAAGTTTCGAGCATTGCGGATAGATCGCCCCTGCAAGCAACAAGCTTGCCCCAAAAAACGAACGAGGAAGCTGAAATCCAGTCACTGCAAGAGGAGATCACC comes from the Pelagicoccus enzymogenes genome and includes:
- a CDS encoding ABC transporter permease; this translates as MLPFSYAIRNLLRDPTRLLQKVCGAALVVFLVFAAGAFNGGMERVLQATGSEQNVILLGAGSEESVERSEVAVQAETLVAAGIRGIDTRAGVPAVSGEVHYMGKVTLSDGEESQALLRGVTPSAFEVHREVRIIEGHFPGPGEIIVGRLAYRTLKADTQELAVGQSLEFEGQQLKVVGHFDAPGTVLESEVWLNRSDLMTLTQRDNLSCVVVRMADADHFARADLFARQRLDLELVALRETEYYGKLAAFYAPIRGMTWLTAVLVAVGAALGGMNMLYAAFASRIREIATLQAIGYSRVSIFSSLLQESLLAALLGTLLASFMAVMLLEGVTVNFSIGTFRLLLTPNVIGLALLSGLLLGSLGAIPPALRCLRAPLPKALRSS
- a CDS encoding TonB family protein — protein: MSLEEKSDSELLNRFCSERSETAFTLLVERHLRVVFAVAQNRLGGDAQLAEDVCQIVFSQLARSAKSLRHHGNVKAWLFKTSHFTAAKLVRSQVRQKMREHDYEYVRDPSLPEEKENLTQFIDESIEQLPQADQEVLLLRFFESMDYKSIGIRLSMEPNTARMKVERALDKLQASFKKRGIVTTGAALSAAFSTYANCSLPAYLATSVVNVSVANLGGLATVGLVSALKLPLAATAAILLTGIAIERQSTDAAMESKVAVEQVAHTQAEHIESPPTTSPSDSNPDAIDLAYAALDNDATVLAQRLEEIELEIQKLHNRRPSSEKIYSISELDTKPTASAIRMADYPVSHLATKEKGKAVIEFVLGTDGTTSDLRVITATHPDFGKSALEAIAGSEFTPGRIGATAVQSRVRIPIMFTPNPAEDQAETQTWF